CTACTTCATTACCAGGGATAGGCTCCGCATTGAGGACTAGGTGAGAGTTGGCCGACTCCACGACTTGTGTCTTATCGCCAATAAACGCCAGCTTTTTGGACTTGTGCCCAACACGTACTTCTGGGTCATGTGCACTCACTACACGGTCGGAGGGCTTGTTATTTTTGTCCTGTTCAACGTACTGAATATCCTCTTTCTGTGGTTCCACATTCTCAGATGAAGGAGACTGGTTTTCGTCAGGGAGCTTCGGAGTAACGTTCTCACGTAAAATACGCAGGAGCACCTCGCGTTGTTGCTTGGCTGTTTCCTGCTCATTGTCGTTTTTCCACTGGGTATCCATGTCGTCGGTGTCCGCACGTTCCAGCCATGCCACTAAACTGAACGCCAAAACACATAGATTGCTGAAGGCGAGATTTCTTTCGCTGCCCTGCACCTCACGCTTGAGTTTGCGAAAGAATGCCCCCACATCCATGTTCTCCTTCAATTTTTCGTAACGCGCTGGGTTATGACGCTTCAAGTAACGCACAAGCTTTTGAGCCGCTTGTTGAATGAGCTCATATACACTTGGCGTAGCAACATTGGCATGCGTGTGGAACGCATCTACCAACCAGCGGTCATCATCTTGTCCCCACATGCCGAGGTTCAGTGCCTGAGCGAGGATATTCACGTGACAGGCATGGAATATATCCGCGCCAAGCCGACTCCTGTCCAGCGCAATTGTGCTGTGGTCAAACTTTGCGAGTGAGATCGGTACACCTAAAAATCGCTTAATGAAGATATCACCGACGATCTTTAGCTCCATCTCACGGTCGGAAATGTTGTAGTACCGCTGTACGAGATGGATTTTAAGTTTCAAGGACGGGGCATACGGGTGTTGGCCGATGGGTGAGTACAAGGGAGCACAGAGCTTATCCGCGAACGAGAAATCAATGTATTTCGCCACTGCATCCCAGAATGGATGAGGTGGTATGACTGAATACACCATGATGTCCTCGAAGGAGGCTTGCTCAAAGTTCTTGTACTTTACCCCGTTCATTTCTCCAACTCCCCGTAATCTCGGATACCTCAATTATACCAGAAAACACGAGATTTACGTAGAAATAACGAGTAATACAGATATAATCTTCGAAAATGGCGAACGGCATCTCGCGTAGTTAATCGACAGTCTCTGCGAGCGCGTTATTTCCACTCAATCTACACCGCTGGCCCGCAAATAGCGCGTTCTCGACGCGTTATCGGTTAAACCCGGTGTCAGCCCGGCGAATAGCGCGCTGCGGACGCGCTATGTCAACCGCCAGCGGTGATAACGCGCTCACAGAGACTGTCGATTAACTTGTAGGTGCTTGCGCACCGTGGGTGCGTAAGGGAGCATCAAAATCGGCAAAACAGGCGTTTCTTACGCACCGTGGGTGCGTAAGGGTTCGTCGGAGTGGCTGGCTGAGCATTGCTTGCGCACCGTGGGTGCGTAAGGGACCTCCAAATCGGGTGGCTGACCGCCGCTTACGCACCGTGGGTGCGTAAGGGAGCATCAAAATCGGCAAAACAGGCGTTTCTTACGCACCGTGGGTGCGTAAGGGTTCGTCGGAGTGGCTGGCTGAGCACTGCTTGCGCACCGTGGGTGCGTAAGGGACCACCGGATCGGTTGGCTGGGTACGGCTTAGGCAAGGTGGATGAAAAAGTGCCGTGCTCGTGACCTGTCGAGTTAATCGATAGTCTCTCACAGCGCGTTATTTCCACTCAATCTACACCGCTGGCTCGCAAATAGCGCGTTCTCGACGCGTTATCGGTTAAACCCGGTGTCAGCCCGGCGAATAGCGCGCTGCGGACGCGCTATGTCAACCGCCAGCGGTGATAACGCGCTCACAGCGCGTTATTTCCACTCAATCTACACCGCTGGCCCGCAAATAGCGCGTTCTCGACGCGTTATCGGTCAAACCCGGTCACAGCCCGGCGAATAGCGCGCTGTGGACGCGCTATGTCAACCGCCAGCGGTGATAACGCGCTCACAGCGCGTTATTTCCACTCAATCTACACGCCTGACTCGCAAATAGCGCGTTCTCGACGCGCTATCGGTTAAACCCGGTGTCAGCCCGGCGAATAGCGCGCTGTGGACGCGCTATGTCAACCGCCAGCGGTGATAACGCGCTGGCTCCATATTGGCAGTACGAGTGGACATGCAAAGGAGCGGGATGAACCCCCTAGCGATGCCGCTCCCGTAACACTTGAAACACGTCATCCGGCGTGATATCAGCCTGCTTCCACAAGGCCAACAGATGATAGAGTAAATCGGCACTTTCCGAAGCCAATTCAGACTTCCCAGCCGAACCAGTCATGGCGTTCTTCGCGGCAAGTGCGACTTCCACTGCTTCTTCGCCGACCTTCTTGGCGATTTTATCTACACCGTGTTCGAACAGGTACGTCGTATAGGCTCCCTGCGGTCTATCGCGATAACGCGCCTCGATGGTCTGCCACAAACGCGAAATAATGGACGCATCAACGTTCGTTGATGCGTCTGCAGCACCCTCTTCAGTACCTGCTTCCGCACCCGCTTGGGCACCCGCTTGGGCACCACCCGCGTCGACAGGTTTCGCATCTCCCGCTGCGGCGTCTGCATCCACGGCATTTACCGCGCCTGAATCTACAGCGCTCTTTGGCGCGATGGTGCGGAAGAAGCAAGAGGTCTCGCCCGTATGGCATGCCGGACCCGCCGGTGAAACGAGATAGAGAACCGAGTCACCGTCACAATCCAGTTTTATGTCGTTGACCACCATCACATTTCCGCTGGTGGCGCCCTTGTGCCAGTACTCTTGGCGCGATCGGCTCCAAAACCAGGCCTGCCCTGTACCCAGAGTCCGCTTCAAGGCCTCGCGATTCGCGTAAGCCTGCATGAGTACCTGGTGCGTCGCCGCATCCTGCACAACAACGGGAACCAATCCCGTTTGCGAATCATAGCGAACCGCCTCAAGCGGCACTGTGTTTATCAAGTCGTCCCCCGCTCTTACGCCGTCTCCCACCGTATGGGTACCCCCCTTTGGCGCAGATGCGACTTGACCTGAGCGATGGATGTCTCTTCAAAATGAAAAATACTCGCTGCTAACGCCGCGTCGGCCCCGCCTTCCGTCAGGATGTCGACAAAGTGCTCCTTTTTGCCTGCCCCGCCAGAAGCGATGACTGGCACATTGACGGCGGCGGCGATAAGACGTGTCAAAGGCAGATCGAAACCTTCTCGCGTGCCGTCCTGACGAAAACTGGTTAGCAGAATCTCGCCAGCCCCCAGGTCCACCGCTTTTTTCGCCCACGCGACAGCATCCATTCCGGTGCCTATCTTTCCGCCCTGAATCATGACCTCGTATGTTCCCATCGTTTGATTCAAATTGGCATCGATGGCCACGACGACGCACTGTTCCCCGAAGCGATGCGCTGCTTCGCGAATCAACTGCGGGTTGCGCACGGCCCCCGTATTCATGGATACCTTATCGGCCCCGGCTAGCAAAAGTGCCCTGACATCGTCAATTGTCGTCACTCCGCCGCCAACGGTCAGTGGAATGTTCACTTGCTGCGCGACTTCTTCGACGATCCGGTGCGTCGCCAATCGTCCCTGTTCAGACGCCGAAATATCGAGCAAGACCAGCTCATCTGCGCCTTCCGCCGAGTAGCGTTTGGCGAGTGCAACCGGATCGCCTGCGTCACGACGGTTTTCTAGAAATCCCACGTGCTTGACAACCCGTCCATCAAGTACGTCAAAGCAGGGGATGATACGTTTAGTTAACATCTCCGGTGCCTCCCGTTGTCAATCTCTGTGCGCTGCCGGGCAACACTCCGTCGCCCTTCGCAGCCCTCAGCCGCCAGCGCTCAGTCACTCCTCAGCCAACGCTCCGAGGGTTTGCACAGCCTCAGCCAGGTTCAGGGTGCCGTCATAGAGCGCTCTCCCCGCGATAGCACCAGACAACCCCGCGTCTCTCGCGGCAAGGATGTCTTCGAGGTTCCGAACCCCTCCGGATGCAATGGCTGCCATACCGGTTTCAGCAATCGCCCTGGCCAGTTCGAGGTTCGGCCCTTGCAGCGTGCCGTCTTTCTGAACATCGGTGACCAAAGCGGATGAAATACCGAGACCATACAACTGCCGGGCCACGTCCACTAAGGATATGTCTGTTTGCTCAATCCAGCCCCGCACGGCCAGCTTACCGTCGCGTCCATCGAGCCCAGCCACAATCCTGTCACCGCCAAACCGCTCCACAAACCGCGCCATGAGATTCGTGTCGAGGGCCGCGGTACCAATGACGCAGCGCGTCACACCGATTTGGAGCCACGCGTTCATCGCATCCTCATCCCGCACTCCGCCGCCCACCTGAACGCTGGCGCCGACGGCTTCGGTGAGCTTGACGATATCGCGAATCACATCCCTGTTTACCGGGGAGCCGGACTTGGCCGCATCGAGATCGACGACGTGGAGAAACCGAGCACCCTGGTCAAGCCAGCGCTGTGCAACGGCTCTGGGATTCGCTTCGTAGGTTGTCGATGCCGCATAATCGCCCTTGAAGAGGCGAACACAGGCAGCGCCGAGGATGTCGATGGCAGGGTACAGGGTGAAGGGCTCTCTGGCGCGCTGCCCATCGGACTTCGCATCGGACTTCGCATCGGACTGCGTAAAGGGGAGTCTAGAGGGCTGTCTAGAGTTTTGCCCATTCGAATTTTGCGTCTGGCTCATGCCGTCGTCCGTCATCCCGTTTCGCAAGTTCTTTATCCTCCCTTCACTCTGAGTGCACTTCGTTCGGAACGAGCCCGGCTTCGTTTAATTCCGGCTCATCGGACCGCATCACTTCATCCGGTGGTGCTGTTCCCTGCCTGCCTGTGCAAATCTGAACGAAATTGCGCAAAATGACTTCGCCGACGCGCCCGCTTTTCTCCGGATGAAACTGGGTTCCGAAGATGTTGTCTTTACCAATCACCGCGGGCACCGTGATGCCATTGTAGTCAGCCGCCGCAAGCAGACTCTTGTCGTCTTGCAATTCTGCGCGATAGGAGTGAACAAAATAGACGTAGTCTCCTGGTTTTACGCCGACGAGCAGCGGGTGCTGCACAACCTGAACGAGGTTGTTCCAGCCCATGTGCGGGACCTTAACCGTATTTGGGAACCGCGTTACTCGGCCGGGGATGATGCCGAGCCCGACATGACTCCCGTGTTCCTCACTGATGGAGAGCAGCAATTGCATCCCTAGGCAGATGCCAAGCACTGGGATTCCATCCCGTGCCATCTGTCGAACAACGCGAAGCAGCCCAGAGGCTCGAAGCTGGAACATCGCGTCGCCAAACGCACCAACGCCAGGCAGAACAAGACCGCTGATGGAGCGCCCGGTTGCAACGAGTTCATCGAAGGACGCTCCACTCGAGACGATGACGGTCTCTCCGCCAGCGCGTGCAAAGCCGCTCTGGACACTCGACAGGTTGCCAATCCCTAAATCAAGGAGCACTATCATTCCAATACCCCCTTGCTGCTTGGTACGTTGTCGCCCACAATTTCGACCGCCATCGCGACAGCCGCCCCAGTCGCCTTGAACAGACCTTCGACCATATGGTGACTGTTCTCGCCGTAGAGAATCGCAAGATGCAGCGCCATCCGGGCTTCGTTCGCAACCGATTTAAAGAACTCCCGTGTGAGTTCCGTTGGAAAACTGCCGATCCGCTTGTCAGGAACATCCCCCACCAGCACAAACGCCGGGCGCCCGGAAAAGTCGACGACAGCGCGGGTCAGCGTTTCATCCATCGGCGTGTGACGTTCGCCGTAGCGGCGAATCCCGCGTTTATCCCCGAGCGCCTGATGCAATGCGCGGCCGAGTGCGAGTCCGATATCCTCAACCAGATGGTGGTCATCCACGTCAACATCTCCCGTCGCATGCACCGTCAGGTCAAAACGGCCGTGCACCGCGAACAGATGCAGCATGTGACGAAGAAATGGAACAGGAAAATCAAGCTGGGCTTGGCCGGTCCCGTACAGCGACAGTGACAACTCGACATTCGTTTCTCCAGTGACGCGGTGAATCGTTGCCGTACCTGGTACGTTCACTTGGGACATGTGCGCATTCACGTCTGACATCTTGCTCATCGGCCTCCCTCATGTATGTCACCCAAATCCTCACGCTAGTTGCGCCTGACACCTGAATCCTCACGCTAGTTGGCCTGGCACCTGAATCCTCACGCAGGTTTGTGTCTGACACCTGAATCGTCTCGATTCGTGTCAGGCATCTTCAGCAGCGCTCTTGGTGATGTCGGACATCTCATCCAGGCGAATCGCAATCGACTCTGCATGAGCATCGAGTCCTTCTGCCCGCGCAAGGGTCATGATGTGGCTCCCGTGTGCACGCAGGGTTTCCGGTTTATAAGACACGTAACTCATCCGCCGTAGGAAGTCGGCAACGCCAAGCCCCGAAGCAAAACGTGCGGTTCCGTGCGTTGGCAGCACATGGTTGCTCCCTGCGTAGTAATCACCCACGGGCTCCGGTGTGAACGCCCCCAAAAAGACGGCACCAGCCTGATGAATGGCATCAAGGTATTCTTCAGGTTTGTCGACAAGCAATTCGACATGCTCCGGTGCGCTGCGATTGACCACCTCGAGTGCCTCCGCGAGTGAATGGGCTGTGACAATCGCGCCCCATTTTGTCAGTGCAGCCTCTGCCACCTCGCGCTTTGGCAAGACAGACAGTTGATGCGTAAGAGCCGCTTCAATGGCATCAGCCAGCTCGGGGACAGTCGTGACGCAGACGGCACCCGCTTCCGGATCATGCTCCGCTTGCGCCAACATATCCGCCGCAATGTAATTCGGATTCGCCGTCTCGTCTGCGACGATGAATACCTCACTCGGCCCGGCAATACTGTCGACGCCGACATCCCCCATGACTGCCCGCTTCGCGAGCGCGACATACAGGTTCCCTGGTCCTGCGAGCTTGTCCACTTTTTGAATCGACTCGGTTCCATAAGCGAGTGCAGCAATCGCTTGCGCGCCGCCAAGTGCATACATCTCCGTGACACCAAGCAGGTGAGCTGCTGCCAAGACATGCGGGTGCGGCAGCCCGGTTTCGCGTTGCGGCGGTGAAACGAGCACCATCTCACTGACGCCGGCCACCTGCGCGGGAATGAGGTTCATCAACACAGTCGAAGGATACGCTGCTCGGCCACCCGGAGCGTAGACGCCCACTCGGCGAATCGGACGCCACACAAGCCCGAGAACAGCGCCCTCCGCATCACTGATTTCAACCGTGCCGTGCAGTTGTGACTCGTGAAACCTGCGAATCCGATTTGACGCAGCCTGCAACGCTGCTTGCAACTCCCTGTCGAGGGCGTTCCAGGCAGATTCCATCGCGGCAGGCGAGACCCGAAACCGAAACCCGCCATCGTCTGCGCCAGGGTAGTCCAATTTTGCCGTCCAATGACGAATTGCTTCGTCGCCCCTCTGTTTGACATCGGTCAGGATCTCTTGAACAGCAGCCATCGCTGTATCGTCACTGTCACTTGTTCTTTGCCACTGGAACATTGCCGCCGTATCGCGACGGATTTTCACTGCCAACTCCCCCGCTCTTGAATGGATTCCGCCAGCCGCGCTGAAATTTCGTCAATCAGTCGGCGTTTGGTGCGGTAGCTCGATCTGTTTGCGACCAACCGCGCCGACACATTCATGACCTCGTCAAAGACGATGAGTCCATTGGCGACAAGGGTGCCACCGGTCTGAACGAGATCGAAAATCCTATCTGCAAGTCCAATGACTGCCGCAAGTTCTATCGATCCGCCGAGTGGAATGATTTCCACCGCCTCACCCCGACTCCGAAAGTACTGGTCAGCGAGCCGAGGATATTTGGTCGCCACACGCCGGGCCGGTTGATGCCGAGATTCTGGGCGACCGGCAACGCAGAGGCGACATTCCGCCTTCTTCAAGTCAAGCAGTTCATACACCTCGCGACCGGACTCGAGAACGACATCTTCGCCGACAATGCCGATGTCTGCTACACCAAACGACACATACGTCGGTACATCCGCGGGCTTTGCCAAGAGGAACCGAAGGGCAGCATCGTCCGTGTCAGCAGGCTTAGCGGGCAGATGAAAAACAAGCGATCGGCTCTCATCCATCCCGTCCGGCTTCGGCAATCCGGCACTGGTCCACAGAGGCATCACATCATCGGTCGTTCGACCTTTGGCCAGGGCAATAGTCAGCATTCCGTGTCCACCTCTCGTGTCCCGTCAGCAATCGACGCCTCAGGTTGGCTGGTCCACTCCACCTCACTGAGTGCAGCCATCAGCCGTTCAATCTCGTATGTGAATCCAACAGCTGGGGCAGGGGCACCGAATGATGCCAAAAGCCCATCGTACCGCCCTCCGAGGGCGACCGGCGCACCGACTCCGTTCGCGAACACCTCGAACACGATGCCGCTGTAGTAACTGATATCTCTGGTCAGGGTCAAATCGAATGTTAAATGGTCTGTTAACCGCATGCGTTTTAACTCTTCAGCAAACCGTACAAGGCTGTTCCAATAATTCTCCACCTGCGTCCCGAGAGCCGGGTTACGCCAGCGGATCTCCACCAGGTCTGACAAGTTAGTGCCAGACGGTCTACCAGCGGACATCTTGTCACTGGACATCTTGTCACTGGACATCTTGTCACCGGACATCTCAGCAGCCGACAGCGGGTTTATTTTCGACAGCATGGCCAACAATGCTTCCCCCGAGGGTAAGTCGACACTCCCTTGGTCATCGACGATACGCCGGAAACCAACGTAGTCCCCGCGTGCAAGCGTGCCCATCAGGTCGTCGACTACTGCCGCTTCGAAACCACTCGCGGCCAGAAACGCGGGAGCAAACGCAGCGTGACTGACCACCATTTGCCAGTCCTTTAATCCAAGCTTGGTCAGTCCTGACTGACACAACCGGAGTAAGCGTGCATCAACTTCAACGTCCGCAGGACCAATCCACTCGACGCCCACCTGAGTCGACTCGGCGGCGCGGCCGCTAATCCACGATAGGGAAGCGGGATCGTCCGTACGATGATATACGCGCTCAGCATAACACCAGCGGATTTCGCGATTGCCTGAGGACAATAAAGGTGCTGCCATCCGTGCAATCGACGGCGTCATTTCCGGCCGCAGGGCTACCGTCCGTCCGAGGGTGTCAAATACACGTACCCAAGCTTCTGCCTCAGCAGCGGCTCTACCGCGAAGCAGTGTGTCCACATATTCAAAGGCGCCGCACGACACCATGTCAAAGCCGTGATCTTCAAATTCTGCAAGCAGTTTCGACTCAACCTTGCGTCGGAACCTAGCTTGCTGGGGAAATAGATCCTGCATACCGAGTGGTCTGTCGACCCACTTTCGTACAACGTCCAAGCTCATATTTTCACCACTTCCAGCATCCATTTAAGTCATCTAAGTCGTTTTGGGGCGCTACATCGGTTAGGTATTTTTGCTGTGACGACCCCATTGTGAGGACCCCATCCCGACCGCCTTCTAAGTACCGTCCATTGTAACAGTTTGCACACAAAGAATTCCAAATCACTGTGCGGCACACTTCATCACGGCTGGTACACACTTTACCGCAGTGGTGCGCTCCGTGTGGCACTAGCGCAAACTTCACGGTGGCGTCAGTCCCGTTGCCAGTGGCTTCGGTAGGCTGGGGCTCCCGTAACGGATCGAAAACGCTCTAAACCGCGCGTGTGCTTTAGCTTGCTAACGCAGTAAAGTACGAGGCTTATTTTATATGCAACCTTGCATTCACGTCAATGGGGCAAGTTGGAGCGGTTAAGTTAGAGCGATAGGTCAAAGAGGTGACTCAAAGGAACGGTTCTGAGTGGAGATAACGCGCTTCGAGCGCGTTACGTATCGTGATGCGCAGGGGAGGTCCGAATTGGCTGAGAGGGCTCCGCTAACGCACCGTGGGTGCGTTAGGGAACGCAAAATCGCCTGCCTGAGCGGAGCTTACGCACCGCGGGTGCGTAAGGGAACGTCGACATGGCCCTGGTTTTGAGGAGTAATTTGTAATAACGCGCCCTGAGCGCGTTATTTCCGATTGAATCTATAGTGTCGGCAAGAAATAGCGCGTTGTGGAAGCGCTATGTTCGCACCTGGAGTGAATAGCAACGTGGGAACACGTTATTTTGATGAGTTTCAGTGAATAACGCGCTACGAGCGCGTTATTTCCGCTTGAACATGTTTCGGGCAGGGTGAATAACGCGTTCTCGGCTCGCTATCGGCGGGAACGTTGCAGAACGTGCCCGAATGCAGACGAGAACGTTACAGAACGTTACAGAGGGTTACTAAATGTGACAAAAGGCGGACCGGAAATCGACCAAATATAGGCTACCGCGGAACAATGTTACAAAATGCGGATCTGAGTGTGGCCGTTCCACTCCACACCACTTAGTTACCGGACAGCATGCGACGCCAGTCAGGAGACAATTCCGTGCATGCCGCAAGGGCAAGAGCGTCTTCCGGCATCACCAGACTATCCCTTCGGATTTTGTGCGTCTGTCGAATCGTCCACTGGGGATGCAGCCGATGTATCAGGCGAATCTCCATTCCAGCTTCAACCGTGCCTGTTTGCAGTACACGAACGTACCAGCCTGTCCATCCGAATCGCTCAACGTCTGCTGGCAACTGCGGCAGATGGTGCTTCCGCCCAAGTTTCCAACACGGCGAACGAGGCTGTGAAACTTGCAGGATAACTTCTCCTACCTTCAGAGTATCGCCGAGACACATGTTGTCTTCAGTGAGGCCCGAAACAGTAAAGTTTTCTCCGAATGCCCCGTAAGCAAGAGAGAGCCCACGCAACTGCTTCCAGTCTGGGTAATGATTAGCGCTGTACATCAGGATTGCTCGATGCGGACCACCATGATTCTCCAAATCAGCCTGGCCATCACCAGCCAGATTTGTTACGCCGACCTCGACTGCTCCGAGCACACTGGACTTATCAATGCCCGAGACGTAGGCAGCCTCTTTTCCGTCCGATGGATGTTGGAAGACCTTCTGCTCTGGTAACCCTACTTGAATGGAGAGGAGCTTCCCCTGAATGTCTGGCATCGCTGCAACCCCCTTCACTTCCACACGCCCCACCTCTAACAGCCAACGCCCGGGCCGCCGTGCTGGTCCTGGTCCTGGTCCTGGTCCTGGTCCTGGTCCTGGTCCTGGTCCTGGCACTGCCGTCGGCGCCCACACGCGCCCGAAGCTTCGGCCCTTGCCTTATTCCAGGCTTCCCGTTTGTGCATAGCGCTGCGCTAGCACGTCAATTTCCTTTTTCAGTTCCGAAACCAAATCCTGCTCCGGAATCTTGCGAATGACTTGGCCCTTTCTGAACAGCAGACCTTCTCCACGAGCCCCGGCGATCCCGATGTCCGCCTCCCTCGCTTCCCCCGGCCCGTTGACGGCGCAACCGAGCACAGACACCTTGATGGGTGCCTTGATACCCTCGAGGTACTCCTCGACTTCATTCGCGACGGAGATGAGATCGATGTCTATCCGCCCGCAAGTGGGACACGACACAAGCGTCGCCGCGTTTGAAATGAGGTGGAAGTCCTTCAGCAGTTCGCGGGCGACGCGAATCTCTTCGACCGGATCGGCACTGAGAGAAACGCGCATCGTGTTGCCGATGCCCATCGACAAGAGCGTCCCGAGCCCCGCTGAACTCTTGATGGTCCCGCTAAACAGTGTCCCTGACTCCGTAATGCCAAGGTGAAGCGGGTAGTCGAACGCTTCAGCAGCTAGGCGATACGCGTCAATTGCAAGCGGCAGGTCTGAGGCTTTCATCGACACAATGATGTCTTCAAAATCGAGATCTTCAAGGATGTGAATGTGATGCAGGGCGCTTTCCAACATGCCCTCGGCCGTCGGGTAGCCGTGTTTCTCAAGAATATGGCGTTCGAGACTCCCTGCATTGACGCCGATACGAATCGGAATTCCCCGTTCCTTGCAAGCTTTCACAACGGCTTCGACCCTATCCCGCTGCCCAATGTTACCAGGGTTGATTCGGACCTTGTCGATTCCATTCTCAATGGCCATTAACGCCAATCTGTAATCAAAATGTATATCGGCAACAAGTGGAATGTGGATCTGCCGCTTAATATCCTTGACCGCGGCCGCCGCCTCTTTCGTGTTGACCGTGACACGCACCAATTCGCAGCCGGCGTCTTCAAGGCGGTGGATCTCCTCCACTGTACTCTTGACGTCAGCCGTCTTCGTCGTGGTCATGCTTTGGATGAGCACTTGGTTGGATCCGCCAATCGTCAACGGACCGACGTGTACTTTTCTAGTATCTTTTCGATGAAACATCGTTCATACTCCTCGAAAAAAACATAGTGTGTGAACAAAAAAACAAGTTCTGTGAAGCAAAAACATAGTCCGTGAACCAGCAACTATCTAGAAC
The Alicyclobacillus curvatus genome window above contains:
- a CDS encoding transposase encodes the protein MNGVKYKNFEQASFEDIMVYSVIPPHPFWDAVAKYIDFSFADKLCAPLYSPIGQHPYAPSLKLKIHLVQRYYNISDREMELKIVGDIFIKRFLGVPISLAKFDHSTIALDRSRLGADIFHACHVNILAQALNLGMWGQDDDRWLVDAFHTHANVATPSVYELIQQAAQKLVRYLKRHNPARYEKLKENMDVGAFFRKLKREVQGSERNLAFSNLCVLAFSLVAWLERADTDDMDTQWKNDNEQETAKQQREVLLRILRENVTPKLPDENQSPSSENVEPQKEDIQYVEQDKNNKPSDRVVSAHDPEVRVGHKSKKLAFIGDKTQVVESANSHLVLNAEPIPGNEVDGIALESVVKAVVDEFDKRPKEVVADSAYGNAENRDKLSKELHILLTAPLPKFTNPSGKAFRAEDFTYIPERDVVVCPGGYTSVRKNHIKQSKGTQHGFAEEDCTACPLRAQCTDHAKGRTVFVSDYWELIQEAKKYNASQEGQEALRARYEIERTNNEMKRHHGLGKPRTRGRSKLRIDVKITSMVVNVKVMVKELLNRGKPLEAPVCL
- a CDS encoding bifunctional phosphoribosyl-AMP cyclohydrolase/phosphoribosyl-ATP diphosphatase HisIE; the protein is MINTVPLEAVRYDSQTGLVPVVVQDAATHQVLMQAYANREALKRTLGTGQAWFWSRSRQEYWHKGATSGNVMVVNDIKLDCDGDSVLYLVSPAGPACHTGETSCFFRTIAPKSAVDSGAVNAVDADAAAGDAKPVDAGGAQAGAQAGAEAGTEEGAADASTNVDASIISRLWQTIEARYRDRPQGAYTTYLFEHGVDKIAKKVGEEAVEVALAAKNAMTGSAGKSELASESADLLYHLLALWKQADITPDDVFQVLRERHR
- the hisF gene encoding imidazole glycerol phosphate synthase subunit HisF, with the protein product MLTKRIIPCFDVLDGRVVKHVGFLENRRDAGDPVALAKRYSAEGADELVLLDISASEQGRLATHRIVEEVAQQVNIPLTVGGGVTTIDDVRALLLAGADKVSMNTGAVRNPQLIREAAHRFGEQCVVVAIDANLNQTMGTYEVMIQGGKIGTGMDAVAWAKKAVDLGAGEILLTSFRQDGTREGFDLPLTRLIAAAVNVPVIASGGAGKKEHFVDILTEGGADAALAASIFHFEETSIAQVKSHLRQRGVPIRWETA
- the hisA gene encoding 1-(5-phosphoribosyl)-5-[(5-phosphoribosylamino)methylideneamino]imidazole-4-carboxamide isomerase, producing the protein MSQTQNSNGQNSRQPSRLPFTQSDAKSDAKSDGQRAREPFTLYPAIDILGAACVRLFKGDYAASTTYEANPRAVAQRWLDQGARFLHVVDLDAAKSGSPVNRDVIRDIVKLTEAVGASVQVGGGVRDEDAMNAWLQIGVTRCVIGTAALDTNLMARFVERFGGDRIVAGLDGRDGKLAVRGWIEQTDISLVDVARQLYGLGISSALVTDVQKDGTLQGPNLELARAIAETGMAAIASGGVRNLEDILAARDAGLSGAIAGRALYDGTLNLAEAVQTLGALAEE
- the hisH gene encoding imidazole glycerol phosphate synthase subunit HisH; this encodes MIVLLDLGIGNLSSVQSGFARAGGETVIVSSGASFDELVATGRSISGLVLPGVGAFGDAMFQLRASGLLRVVRQMARDGIPVLGICLGMQLLLSISEEHGSHVGLGIIPGRVTRFPNTVKVPHMGWNNLVQVVQHPLLVGVKPGDYVYFVHSYRAELQDDKSLLAAADYNGITVPAVIGKDNIFGTQFHPEKSGRVGEVILRNFVQICTGRQGTAPPDEVMRSDEPELNEAGLVPNEVHSE
- the hisB gene encoding imidazoleglycerol-phosphate dehydratase HisB, whose amino-acid sequence is MSQVNVPGTATIHRVTGETNVELSLSLYGTGQAQLDFPVPFLRHMLHLFAVHGRFDLTVHATGDVDVDDHHLVEDIGLALGRALHQALGDKRGIRRYGERHTPMDETLTRAVVDFSGRPAFVLVGDVPDKRIGSFPTELTREFFKSVANEARMALHLAILYGENSHHMVEGLFKATGAAVAMAVEIVGDNVPSSKGVLE
- the hisD gene encoding histidinol dehydrogenase → MFQWQRTSDSDDTAMAAVQEILTDVKQRGDEAIRHWTAKLDYPGADDGGFRFRVSPAAMESAWNALDRELQAALQAASNRIRRFHESQLHGTVEISDAEGAVLGLVWRPIRRVGVYAPGGRAAYPSTVLMNLIPAQVAGVSEMVLVSPPQRETGLPHPHVLAAAHLLGVTEMYALGGAQAIAALAYGTESIQKVDKLAGPGNLYVALAKRAVMGDVGVDSIAGPSEVFIVADETANPNYIAADMLAQAEHDPEAGAVCVTTVPELADAIEAALTHQLSVLPKREVAEAALTKWGAIVTAHSLAEALEVVNRSAPEHVELLVDKPEEYLDAIHQAGAVFLGAFTPEPVGDYYAGSNHVLPTHGTARFASGLGVADFLRRMSYVSYKPETLRAHGSHIMTLARAEGLDAHAESIAIRLDEMSDITKSAAEDA
- a CDS encoding ATP phosphoribosyltransferase, with amino-acid sequence MLTIALAKGRTTDDVMPLWTSAGLPKPDGMDESRSLVFHLPAKPADTDDAALRFLLAKPADVPTYVSFGVADIGIVGEDVVLESGREVYELLDLKKAECRLCVAGRPESRHQPARRVATKYPRLADQYFRSRGEAVEIIPLGGSIELAAVIGLADRIFDLVQTGGTLVANGLIVFDEVMNVSARLVANRSSYRTKRRLIDEISARLAESIQERGSWQ
- a CDS encoding ATP phosphoribosyltransferase regulatory subunit; protein product: MQDLFPQQARFRRKVESKLLAEFEDHGFDMVSCGAFEYVDTLLRGRAAAEAEAWVRVFDTLGRTVALRPEMTPSIARMAAPLLSSGNREIRWCYAERVYHRTDDPASLSWISGRAAESTQVGVEWIGPADVEVDARLLRLCQSGLTKLGLKDWQMVVSHAAFAPAFLAASGFEAAVVDDLMGTLARGDYVGFRRIVDDQGSVDLPSGEALLAMLSKINPLSAAEMSGDKMSSDKMSSDKMSAGRPSGTNLSDLVEIRWRNPALGTQVENYWNSLVRFAEELKRMRLTDHLTFDLTLTRDISYYSGIVFEVFANGVGAPVALGGRYDGLLASFGAPAPAVGFTYEIERLMAALSEVEWTSQPEASIADGTREVDTEC